One genomic region from Streptosporangiales bacterium encodes:
- a CDS encoding ATP/GTP-binding protein gives MGRRKRKDERDIPETEPTGEGLAVQETTKLTRKGLNGRGGGKMSYLDLPQEYRATTRQVCGLWPFIAGAGTPMIGVPLGRDLITGSTLCMDPIAWFERASLIANPSMFTLALPGLGKSTVQRRLLVGLNFRGTVGIVPGDTKGEYSDIIEALGGSVVRLGRGQGTLNPLDLGEMGTVSQSLTGRAREELSANARGRRSNMVAALIAIARRGSVSGDEENFIDAAVQLLEHKHSDGDAPILEDLGRLIQEGPEELRLMTLSTEDDAKYAHSVEPLMRSLLSLVHGPLGKTFNAQTSNRFPLDRPASVDLSSIPASDQLLEGSVLLACWAEAFATVEAADALAVSKGERPRHFYLVLDELWRILRAGVGLVDRIDELTRLNRTYGVGQSMTTHTMSDLESLRDQEDVAKAKGFVERAGLIICGGLPRREMQLLNQIVPMTRREQQLIVSWSTPPSLDQETGRETAPPGRGKFLVKVGGQAGMPFEMVLTPAELSLNDTNRKWANAIESKDQDPGADKDGVVYLPTATK, from the coding sequence ATGGGGCGTCGCAAGCGCAAGGACGAGCGGGACATTCCCGAGACCGAGCCCACTGGTGAGGGGCTGGCCGTACAAGAGACGACCAAGCTCACCCGTAAGGGCCTCAACGGTCGCGGTGGCGGGAAGATGAGCTACCTCGACCTGCCGCAGGAGTACCGTGCTACCACCCGCCAGGTGTGCGGCCTCTGGCCCTTCATCGCCGGCGCAGGCACACCGATGATCGGCGTGCCGCTCGGCCGCGACCTGATCACCGGCTCGACGTTGTGCATGGACCCCATCGCCTGGTTCGAGCGCGCCTCGCTCATCGCGAACCCGTCGATGTTCACGCTGGCGCTGCCCGGTCTGGGCAAGTCGACGGTGCAACGCCGCCTGCTCGTCGGGTTGAACTTCCGCGGCACGGTAGGGATCGTGCCCGGCGACACCAAGGGTGAGTACAGCGACATCATCGAGGCGCTCGGTGGCTCCGTCGTGCGGCTCGGGCGCGGCCAGGGCACGCTGAACCCGCTCGACCTCGGCGAGATGGGCACGGTGTCGCAGAGCCTGACCGGCCGGGCTCGCGAGGAGCTGTCGGCGAACGCGCGCGGGCGGCGCTCGAACATGGTGGCCGCGCTCATCGCCATCGCCAGGCGAGGCAGCGTGAGCGGTGATGAGGAGAACTTCATCGATGCCGCCGTACAGTTGCTCGAGCACAAGCATTCGGACGGTGACGCGCCGATCCTGGAAGACCTCGGCCGGCTGATCCAGGAGGGTCCGGAAGAGCTGCGGCTGATGACGTTGTCGACGGAGGACGACGCCAAGTACGCGCATTCCGTCGAGCCGTTGATGCGTTCGCTGCTCTCGCTGGTGCACGGTCCGCTCGGCAAGACCTTCAACGCGCAGACGAGCAACAGGTTTCCGCTCGACCGGCCGGCATCGGTCGACCTGTCGAGCATCCCGGCATCGGACCAGCTGCTCGAGGGTTCGGTGCTGTTGGCCTGCTGGGCGGAGGCGTTCGCCACCGTCGAGGCGGCCGACGCGTTGGCGGTGTCGAAGGGTGAGCGGCCACGCCACTTCTACCTGGTGCTGGACGAGTTGTGGCGAATCCTGCGTGCCGGTGTCGGTCTGGTCGACCGGATCGACGAGCTGACCCGACTCAACCGCACGTACGGCGTCGGCCAGTCGATGACGACGCACACCATGAGCGACCTCGAGTCGTTGCGTGACCAGGAGGACGTCGCCAAGGCGAAGGGCTTCGTCGAGCGCGCCGGCCTGATCATCTGCGGTGGCTTGCCGCGGCGCGAGATGCAGTTGCTGAACCAGATCGTGCCGATGACCCGGCGCGAGCAGCAGCTCATCGTCTCGTGGTCCACCCCGCCGTCGCTCGACCAGGAGACCGGTCGGGAGACGGCGCCGCCGGGGCGAGGGAAGTTCCTGGTGAAGGTCGGCGGGCAGGCCGGCATGCCGTTCGAGATGGTGCTCACCCCCGCGGAGCTGAGTCTCAACGACACCAACAGAAAATGGGCGAACGCGATCGAGAGCAAGGACCAGGACCCCGGTGCCGACAAGGATGGCGTCGTGTACCTTCCGACGGCGACCAAGTAG
- a CDS encoding sensor histidine kinase, with translation MSRGLPAWARIARPRWLWRDRRTILVDGVLSLACSVPVVVGAIGTPWWTFPLRVLVVTALIAGARLYPLASLAAVLLGALLDANVIFMAPVLALLAGRRMPTARPALVVFAAVVTVGSVATPLLGIPLNEWVSGMVILLLTMVFPWLVGRSWRQYQDLVRAGWQRADQLEREQEIVSAEARLRERARIASDMHDSLGHELSLLGVRAGALELAPGLTDEHRAAVRELRAGAADATEHLRDIIGVLREDTEHAPTGPVRESITALVQRANASGMEARLDVDEATEGPPPPAMVDRAAYRVVQEALTNAAKHAPGTAVTVQVRRTTAETVVRVRNDQSPDARPAPSGGRGLVGLDERVRLVGGTLRTHATGGGFELVASLPHTADGGAQAQPTEPAAADAGITESARRLAHASRRVRRSLVASLVIPGAIGGLLVVVMATQYAYKAYASTMSPQTYRELRVGQERTRDGRVVAQPGVHRAGAGGRAGQAATGTLRVLPGRAQHVQPALRRVPAVLRRRAVGGQAPHRRGPPVKEGRTR, from the coding sequence GTGAGCAGGGGGTTGCCCGCATGGGCACGGATCGCGCGGCCGCGGTGGCTGTGGCGTGACCGCAGGACGATCCTCGTCGACGGTGTGCTGAGCCTGGCGTGCAGCGTGCCGGTCGTGGTCGGCGCCATCGGGACGCCGTGGTGGACGTTCCCCCTCCGGGTGCTCGTCGTCACCGCCCTCATCGCAGGCGCGCGCCTGTACCCGCTCGCGTCGCTCGCCGCAGTCCTCCTCGGCGCGTTGCTCGACGCCAACGTCATCTTCATGGCGCCGGTCCTCGCCCTCCTCGCCGGTCGGCGGATGCCCACGGCTCGCCCCGCGCTCGTGGTCTTCGCCGCGGTGGTCACGGTCGGCAGCGTCGCCACGCCGCTGCTCGGCATCCCGCTCAACGAGTGGGTGAGCGGCATGGTGATCCTGCTGCTCACCATGGTCTTCCCGTGGCTGGTCGGACGCAGCTGGCGGCAGTACCAGGACCTCGTACGGGCCGGCTGGCAGCGCGCCGACCAACTCGAACGCGAGCAGGAGATCGTCTCAGCGGAGGCGCGGCTGCGTGAGCGCGCACGGATCGCGTCCGACATGCACGACTCGCTCGGGCACGAGCTGAGCCTGCTCGGCGTCCGCGCAGGCGCACTCGAGCTGGCACCAGGGCTGACCGACGAGCACCGCGCCGCCGTGCGCGAGCTCAGGGCCGGTGCCGCGGACGCGACCGAGCACCTGCGCGACATCATCGGCGTGCTGCGCGAAGACACCGAGCACGCCCCGACCGGACCGGTACGCGAGAGCATCACGGCCCTCGTGCAGCGCGCCAACGCGTCCGGGATGGAGGCACGTCTCGACGTGGACGAGGCGACCGAAGGGCCGCCCCCGCCGGCCATGGTCGACCGGGCCGCGTACCGGGTGGTGCAGGAGGCGCTGACGAACGCCGCGAAGCACGCACCCGGCACCGCGGTCACCGTCCAGGTACGGCGCACCACCGCGGAGACCGTCGTGCGGGTACGCAACGACCAGTCGCCCGACGCTCGGCCGGCGCCGTCGGGCGGACGCGGTCTGGTCGGGCTGGACGAACGGGTGCGGCTGGTGGGCGGCACGCTGCGCACGCACGCCACCGGCGGCGGCTTCGAGCTGGTCGCGAGCCTGCCGCATACGGCCGACGGCGGCGCGCAGGCGCAACCGACCGAGCCCGCTGCGGCCGACGCCGGCATCACGGAGTCGGCTCGGCGACTGGCGCACGCGAGCCGCCGGGTCCGCCGCAGTCTGGTGGCGTCGCTGGTGATCCCCGGCGCGATCGGCGGGTTGCTCGTCGTCGTGATGGCCACCCAGTACGCGTACAAGGCGTACGCGTCGACGATGTCGCCGCAGACGTACCGGGAGCTACGGGTCGGGCAGGAGCGGACCCGCGATGGCCGGGTCGTTGCCCAGCCGGGAGTACACCGAGCGGGCGCGGGTGGCCGAGCCGGCCAAGCCGCAACGGGCACGCTGCGAGTACTACCGGGTCGAGCGCAACATGTTCAACCTGCCCTCCGACGTGTACCGGCTGTGCTTCGTCGACGGGCGGTTGGCGGACAAGCACCGCATCGTCGTGGTCCGCCCGTGAAGGAAGGGAGAACGCGATGA
- a CDS encoding response regulator: protein MIRVLLADDEGMVRAGVRAILETDAELEVVAEADDGRAAIDLAQRHRPDVALLDIRMPEVDGLAAGAEIKASVPDVAVVVLTTFSEDEYIARALGDGASGFLLKSGDPRELLTAVHAVAGGAAYLSPRVAKRVIAELATGGSGGRMSRSAAAKQQVASLTNRERDVLGLIGAGLSNAEIGRRLYLVEGTVKAYVSSILTRLEAKNRVQAAIVAYEAGLVPVED, encoded by the coding sequence ATGATCCGGGTACTGCTCGCCGACGACGAGGGCATGGTGCGCGCAGGTGTGCGCGCGATCCTCGAGACGGACGCGGAGCTCGAGGTGGTGGCCGAGGCCGACGACGGTCGCGCGGCCATCGACCTGGCGCAGCGGCACCGGCCGGACGTCGCGCTGCTCGACATCAGGATGCCCGAGGTGGACGGGCTCGCCGCGGGCGCGGAGATCAAGGCGTCCGTACCCGACGTGGCGGTCGTCGTGCTCACCACGTTCTCCGAGGACGAGTACATCGCCAGGGCGCTGGGTGACGGGGCGAGCGGTTTCCTGCTCAAGTCCGGTGACCCGCGGGAGCTGCTCACCGCCGTGCACGCGGTGGCCGGTGGCGCCGCGTACCTCTCGCCGCGGGTGGCGAAGCGGGTGATCGCCGAGCTGGCCACCGGCGGCTCCGGCGGCCGGATGTCGCGCAGTGCCGCGGCCAAACAACAGGTGGCGTCGTTGACCAACAGGGAGCGGGACGTGCTCGGCCTGATCGGCGCGGGCCTGTCGAACGCCGAGATCGGACGCCGGCTCTACCTCGTCGAGGGCACCGTGAAGGCGTACGTGAGCAGCATCCTCACCAGGCTGGAGGCGAAGAACCGGGTGCAGGCGGCGATCGTCGCCTACGAGGCGGGGCTGGTGCCGGTCGAGGACTGA